The stretch of DNA GTCACGGAATTGAAAGCACAGCTCGAGTCTGTCGATGCGCGGTACCGGGACGATGCAGGATTCGTGTACTTACAGGGGCTCGCGGAATCGAACGGCGACTCGGCTGTGGTGTATTACCGCACAGTTGCAAACAAGTACCCCAAAAGCGAGTGGGCCGATGACGCGCTCTGGCGCCTGTTCCAGTTCAGCTCGGCCATAGGAGCCTACACTGTGGCCGATGAATGGCTTGCCCGCCTGCGAGTCGATTATCCTTCCTCTCCCTATGCCACCGTGACGGAAACCAAAAACGCCTCCCAAGGCAGCGCCGCCGTCGGCACGGTGGTTACGACGGAATTCTCGGTCCAAGTGGGTGCTTTCAGGCATAGAGAACAGGCGGAAGACCTGATGGAGATGATGACGAAGAAGGGATTCGACGCCCGTGTGGTTGAAAAAACAGTTGGCGCAGTGCGCATGTCCGCCGTGTGGATCGGCAGATTTTCACATGCGGACGCAGCACGAAATCTCGCGCGTAAACTGAAACAACGGTTGGACATCGAAGGGATAATTGTGCGGAGCCAGCAGCCGTGAACGGATTTGAACAGAAGGAATCATTCAGCGAAAGCATGGATCGCGCGGCGTTTCAAGCGCGTTTCGGAATCATCGGCCGGTCTTTGGAGATGCGGGAA from Ignavibacteriota bacterium encodes:
- a CDS encoding SPOR domain-containing protein, with amino-acid sequence MRILDSYCVFLVILSPLAGWAQSVPQLRALHQTAQEGRVTELKAQLESVDARYRDDAGFVYLQGLAESNGDSAVVYYRTVANKYPKSEWADDALWRLFQFSSAIGAYTVADEWLARLRVDYPSSPYATVTETKNASQGSAAVGTVVTTEFSVQVGAFRHREQAEDLMEMMTKKGFDARVVEKTVGAVRMSAVWIGRFSHADAARNLARKLKQRLDIEGIIVRSQQP